Sequence from the Corallococcus sp. EGB genome:
CGCACGCGTGGACCTTCAGCAGCACCTCGCCCCTGCCCGGGCGGGGAACCGGGACGGTCTCCAGACGCAGGTTCTCTGCATTCCCGAACTGGCGAAGAACGACGGCTTCCATGCGGTACCTCTTTTCCGTGTGGCTTTGGAGGGTGGGGGAAGAAGTGCTTCAGCCGCCGACGAGCGCGTCGCGCAGGTTGCGGGGGTCCAGCGCGCGGATGGCCGACACCGTGCGCGCGTCCGGAAGCGAGGTGACGGGCAGCGCGTCCGGCGCGGAGAACTCGAAGCCGGTGCGCTCGGCGATGCCCTCCACCGTCGCCCACGGGTGCCGCGACAACAGCCGCGCGCCCCGGGGTCCGCCCAATTCATACGTGCCCAGGTCGGAGAGGAGCCGCACCGGACGGCTGGGGTCGCGAGTCGTCGCCACCTGGACCTGCGGCACGAGGTTGCGCCGAGACTGCCGGGGCACCAGCAGCACCGGGTTCCTCACCCACTGCCGCAGCGTGGCCGCGCCCGCCACACCGGGGAACTTGGTGCGCGGCTTCTCCAGGCTGCCGGACGCCGTCATGTTGGTGCGGCCCGCCGGATCCACCTCCGCCGCGCCGAAGAACACCGTGTCCACCCGGCCGCGCCGCGCGTGGTCGAACAGGTCCGCGATGCTCACCTCCGCGGACCGGCCATCCAGGTAGCGCAGGTCCTCCGAGGACGGGTACAGCTCCGGCAGCTCGGGGTCCAACGAGCCCACGCACGCCAGGTACGTCAGCCCGGGCGCATGCGTGGCCCGAGCCACCGCGATGGCCAGGATGACCAGCGGCGACGCCACGCCCGTGGCCACCACCGAGCCGTCTTCAATCTCCCGCGCCAGCAGGGACACCACCGTCTCCGCGGGCGTCGCGTCCATCATCGCTGTCGCCGTCATGCCGCGCTCCGCGTCGCGCGCAGCGACATGAGGAAGCCCTTCGCGTCACCCGCGTCCGCCGCGGCCAGGTAGGCCGCCAGCATCGCGTCGTCGTGCGGGTACTGGCCCAGGCAGCCCGTGGGCAGCGCGCCGCCGGGGGCGAGCACCACGCGCTCCACCTGGAAGGCAGGGATGGTCACGCGAGACAGCCTCGTCACGCGCTCCTCCACCGTGGCGATGATCCGCTTCGCCGCGCCCGCGACGAGCAGGTCCGTGGTAGGGTCTTCAATCAGGAGGTTGCCCTTGTCGTCCGCCGCCCGGGCGTGGATGAGCGCTACGTCCGGGTAGTAGGCGGGCTCCACCGGCACGCGGCGGCCCGTGAAGGGGTCCTCCACCGTGCGCGGCGCGTCCACCTCCGCCAGCTCCGACACGTCCGAGTCCGGCGCGGGGATGAACGGCAGCCCCATGGACGCCGCGCGCAGCCGCTGCACCACGCGGTAGCCGTCATGCTCGCGCCATTCAATCTCGCCCGCCTCGATGGCCCGCTTGAGGCAGGGCAGGGGGCGCACGCGGTTCTCCAGCACCAGCGCGCCGAAGGGCAGCTCCACGCGCTCCAGGCACCCGCCCGCGACGAGGAACTCCGCCGGCAGCGGGTTGGGCAGGGAGATGAGCCGCAGGCCGCGCTTCTCCTGCGCCACCAGCTCCAGCACCAGCGCCATGGGCGCGCGGCCCAGCATGAACCCGCCGGCCGCGAGCGACGCGCCGTCCGGGATGGAGGCCACCGCCTCCGACAGGGAGCTCCACCGGGCGCGGTTCACTGGGGCTCCTCCCCGGTACCAGAGGCGGCGCGCGGCACCATGCGCAGCGCGGGCGCGTCCCTGTTCTCCTCCGAGGGGGCCGGGGCGCTCGCGGCCGCCGCGCCGGAAGGGAAGAGCAGCTCCACCATGCCGTCGGCGATCTGCTCCTCGGAGAGGCGCCCGTCCGGCTTGAACCACTTGTAGACCCAGAGGATCATCCCCAGGAACGAGAAGGCCGCGACGGTGGGGTCCACCTGTCCGCGCAGGCGGCCCAGGCGGTTGGCCTCCGCGAACGCGTCCTCCAGGAACTTCACGTACCGCTTCTTGCGCCGGTCGATGTACTCGCGCGGCTCGCCGGTGAGCGTGGCGTGCTCGTGAAGGATGATGATGACCTCCTTGCTGCGGCCGCTCGTCACCAGGTGGATGTTGTGCCGCATGCACTGGCGCAGCCGGTCCACCGGATCCGCCACGTCCTGCACGGGCGCGAGGACCTGCTCCTCGAACACGTCCATGCCGTAGTTCATGATGGCGAAGAGCAACTGCTCCTTGTTCTGGATGTGGTGGTAGAGCCCCGCCTTGGTCATCCGGCACGCGGCGGCGATCTCCTGCATCGACGTGCCCTCGTAGCCGCGCTCGCAGATGAGCCGTGCCGCCGTCTCCAGGATGGTCCGGTACCGCTCGCCCTCGTCCGGTTTGCGCCCCGTGGGTGTCATGCGTGCCTTCCCTTGCCGGCCTGCCTGCTCCTGCCGGGCTGAAACCACCTACCGACCGGTAGGTCACCTCGCCTACCGACCGGTAGGTAGCACCGCTCGACGCGTCCCGTCAACGGGCAAGTACTGGCAGGCAGGTGAGACAAAGGCTTTTGGAAACAAGGACTTGGGACCACCTGACGGGTTAGGTTGCGGGTCACCCATGCGGTCCACGCTCCTGCCCATCCTCCTGTTGTCCGCCGCGCTGGCGAGCGTGGGGGTGGGGGTCTGGACGCTCGTGAAGCGCAGCCGGACGGCGCTGGTGGAGCAGTTCGCGGGGGACCGGCAGAAGCAGCTGGACGAGGCCGTGGGGGGCGTCACGGACTCGCTGGAGGAGGTGGGCCGCAACCTGCGCTTCGCCGGCGAGCTGATGTCCCAGCCGGGCAGCCTGGCGGAGCACCGGCGGGAGCTGCGCGCGCTCCTGGAGGCGGTGGGGCAGTACAAGGCCATCGCGGCGTACGACGGCGACGGCGCGGAGCTGCTGCTGCTGCTGGACCGCAAGCCGGATGCGCAGGTGCCGCGCGAGGGGCTGGTCGCGGAGATGAAGGAGACGGCGCGCCGCGCGCTGATGCGTCCGCCGGGGGACCTCACCACGTCTCCCATGCTGGACGCGGCCAACGGCGGCTGGCTGCGCATCCTGGCCACGGCGCTGCCCGCCACGGACGGCAAGCCCGAGGGCGCGGTGGCGGTGCTGGTGGACACGGAGTCGTTCTTCGCGCCGCTGCGCATCGTCACGTCGGACCTGGAGGCGCGGATGCTGCTGGTGGGCACGCACGGCCAGCCCACCTCCGCGAGCGACCCGGCCCTGGCGGAGTGGTTCCGGCGCGCGGGCCAGAAGGACGCGGGCGTGCCGGCCTTCGCGTTCCTCGTGTCCCGGCTGAAGGCGGGCTCGCGCGGCATGTTGCCCTTGTCGGAGCTGGAGGCGGAGCGGCTGGGGCTGGGGCGCTCGGAGGTGGTGGCGGTCTACACGCCCATCCGCATGCGCGGCGGCAGCCACTGGGCGGTGGCGACGCTGGTGTCCACCGCGGCGCTGCGCTCGCACGAGCAGGCGCTGGTGGTGCGGCTGTTGGGCGCGGGCGCGCTGGTGGCGTTCTTCCTGGTGACCTTCGCGGTGTACGTGGTGCTGGCGCGGCGGCGCGCGGTGGCGCTGACGGAGAGCCGGCGGCACGCGGCCCAGCTCACCGCGCTCCATGACCGGACGCGGAAGATCCTGGACCACCTGCCCACGGGCGTCCTCGCGCTGACGGAGGACGGACGCATCAGCGCCGTCAACCAGGCCCTGCGCTCGCGCGTGCCCGGCAACGTGACGGGAGCGCCGCTGGCCTCCGCGTTCCCGGGAGCGCCGGCGCCGGTGGTGGAGCGGCTGTCCGCGCTGGTGGCCTCCGCGAGGCAGGAGGACCGGCCGCGGAGCCTGCTGGGCGAACCGCTGGCGCTCTTCGGCGAGGAGGGCACGTACAACCTGCACGCGGTGCCGCTCACGGCCGAGGACCCCAAGGAGGAGACGCGCGCGCTCCTGGTGGTGGAGGACCTGAGCGACGTGCGCGCGCTGGAGACGCAGCTGTTGCGCGCGGAGAAGATGGCCACGGTGGGCGTGCTGGCCGCGGGCATCGCGCATGAGATTGGAACGCCGCTGGGCGTGGTGCGCGGCCGGGCGGAGTACGTGCAGGGCAAGCTGGGCCCCTCGCACCCGCAGGGCCCGGGGCTGGGCGTCATCATCGAGCAGATCGACCGGGTGAGCCGCACGCTGCGCCAGCTGTTGGACTTCTCCCGGCTGCAGCCCGCGATGGTGCGGCCGGTGCCGCTGGGGCCGCTCGCCCGGAGCGTGCACGAGCTGTTGCAGGTGGAGGCGGAGCGGCGGCAGGTGACCCTGAGCGTGGACGTGCCGGAGTCGGTGCCGGCGCTGGCGGCGGACGCGGATCAGCTCCAGCAGGTGCTGATCAACCTGGCGCTCAACGCGTGCGACGCGTGCAGCGAGGGCGGCAAGGTGGAGATCTCCGCCTCCGCGCAGCCGGGCCCCGAGGAGGGGACGTGGGGCCTGGTCGCGCTCACCGTGCGCGACGACGGGTGCGGGATTCCGAAGGAGCGCCTCAACCAGGTGTTCGATCCGTTCTTCACGACGAAGAAGCGCGGGCAGGGCACGGGGCTGGGGCTGACGATGGTGGCCCACGTCGTCCGCAACCACGGCGGACGGGTGGAGCTGGAGAGCACGCAGGGGCAGGGCACCCGCGTCACCGTGCTGTGGCCGGTGGCCCGCCCTGTCCCAGAGGAACGCCATGCCGAGCGACTCGCCGTCTGACGCGCGCATCCTCGTGGTCGACGACCACGTGGAGATGGGGCGCATGCTCCAGGAGCCGCTGGCCGACGCGGGCTGGACGGTGGACCTGGCCACGAGCGGCCAGGAGGCGCTGACGCTCGTGCGCTCGCGCGTGTACGACGCGGTGCTGACCGACCTGCGCATGGAGAAGGTGGACGGGCTGGACGTGCTGGCCGCCGCGCGCGCGGTGGACCCGGAGCTGCCCGTGCTGCTGATGACGGCCTTCGGCGGCGTGGAGAGCGCCGTGGAGGCGATGCGCCGGGGCGCGTACCACTACTTCACCAAGCCCTTCCGCCTGGACGAGGTGCGCCTCTACCTGGGCCGCGCGCTGGAGGACCGCCGGCTGCGCGCGGAGCACCGGGCGCTGAAGCAGGCGTCACAGGAGCGCTCCGGGCTGGGCGCGCTCGTGGGCAGGAGCGCGCCCATGCGCGGGCTGTACGAGCTCATCGACCGGGTGGCGCACGCCGCGGCCCCGGTGCTGCTGAGGGGCGAGAGCGGCAGCGGCAAGGAGCTGGTGGCCCGCGCGCTCCACGTCGAGGGGCCTCGCGCGGCCGGCCCCTTCGTGGCCGTCAACTGCACCGCGCTGCCGGGGCCGCTGTTGGAGAGCGAGCTGTTCGGCCACGTGAAGGGCGCCTTCACCGGCGCCACGTCCGTGCGGCGGGGCCTCTTCGTGGAGGCGCACGGCGGCACGCTGTTCCTGGACGAGATTGGCGACATGCCCACGGAGCTCCAGGCCCGGCTGTTGCGCGTGCTGGAGGACGGCGAGGTGCGCGCGGTGGGCTCGGACGCCAGCCGCACCGTGGACGTGCGCGTGGTGGCGGCCACGCACCAGGACCTGGAGGCGCGCGTGCGGGAGGGGAGGTTCCGCGCGGACCTCTTCTACCGGCTCAACGTCGTCACGCTGCGGGTGCCGTCGCTGAAGGAGCGCCGGGAGGACATCCCGCAGCTGGTGGAGCACTTCACCGCCCGCTCCCGCGCGCGCAACCCTCGCTCGCGCGTGACGTCGCTGTCACCGGAGGTGGTGGCCGCGCTGGGCGCCATGCCGTGGCCCGGCAACGTGCGCGAGCTGGAGAACCTGGTGGAGCGGCTGGTGGTGCTCGTCCCCCGGGAGACGGTGACGCTGGAGGACCTGCGGCCGCACGCGCCGTTGCCGGAGCCGGCGGCGCCGCTCGCCCAGGCTCAGGAAGGCGTGTGGACCCTGCGCAAGCTGGAGGGGGAGTACATCCACTGGATGGTCCAGCACTGCGGCGGGAACAAGACCCGCGCGGCGGAGCTGCTGGGCATCGATGTGTCCACCATCCATCGCCGCGAGCGGGAGCGGTAGCCGCGACCTGCCCTGGAGTCCGAGGCGGGAATGGCAATCCGCCACGGGAGGCTGGCGGATTGCCACGGTCCACGGGTGAGCACTCGGTGGCCCCGGGGGGCGGTGGTCCCGGCATGTAGCTTGCTGTGACGTGGGGCCGTGGCGTCCCTGCGCACAACCCGGGCCCTGCTGCTCGGTGCGGATGAGTCCCTGGCGTCGCTGCTGGCGGACGTGCTGGGCGACCTGGGCATCGCCCTGTTCCTGGACGCCGCGGACGCGGCCCGGCCGGACCTGGTGCTGGCGCATGTGGAGCGCGGGGAGGCCATCCTCCCGGTGCTGAACCACGCACGGGACTGCGCCGCCGCTGCCCCTGTCG
This genomic interval carries:
- a CDS encoding TetR/AcrR family transcriptional regulator; the protein is MTPTGRKPDEGERYRTILETAARLICERGYEGTSMQEIAAACRMTKAGLYHHIQNKEQLLFAIMNYGMDVFEEQVLAPVQDVADPVDRLRQCMRHNIHLVTSGRSKEVIIILHEHATLTGEPREYIDRRKKRYVKFLEDAFAEANRLGRLRGQVDPTVAAFSFLGMILWVYKWFKPDGRLSEEQIADGMVELLFPSGAAAASAPAPSEENRDAPALRMVPRAASGTGEEPQ
- a CDS encoding DNA-binding response regulator, with the translated sequence MASLRTTRALLLGADESLASLLADVLGDLGIALFLDAADAARPDLVLAHVERGEAILPVLNHARDCAAAAPVVVLLPFADERLVSRALCQGARACFALGRPLDELRAVLRSNFPLLETTHG
- a CDS encoding sigma-54 dependent transcriptional regulator; this encodes MPSDSPSDARILVVDDHVEMGRMLQEPLADAGWTVDLATSGQEALTLVRSRVYDAVLTDLRMEKVDGLDVLAAARAVDPELPVLLMTAFGGVESAVEAMRRGAYHYFTKPFRLDEVRLYLGRALEDRRLRAEHRALKQASQERSGLGALVGRSAPMRGLYELIDRVAHAAAPVLLRGESGSGKELVARALHVEGPRAAGPFVAVNCTALPGPLLESELFGHVKGAFTGATSVRRGLFVEAHGGTLFLDEIGDMPTELQARLLRVLEDGEVRAVGSDASRTVDVRVVAATHQDLEARVREGRFRADLFYRLNVVTLRVPSLKERREDIPQLVEHFTARSRARNPRSRVTSLSPEVVAALGAMPWPGNVRELENLVERLVVLVPRETVTLEDLRPHAPLPEPAAPLAQAQEGVWTLRKLEGEYIHWMVQHCGGNKTRAAELLGIDVSTIHRRERER
- a CDS encoding CoA transferase subunit A yields the protein MNRARWSSLSEAVASIPDGASLAAGGFMLGRAPMALVLELVAQEKRGLRLISLPNPLPAEFLVAGGCLERVELPFGALVLENRVRPLPCLKRAIEAGEIEWREHDGYRVVQRLRAASMGLPFIPAPDSDVSELAEVDAPRTVEDPFTGRRVPVEPAYYPDVALIHARAADDKGNLLIEDPTTDLLVAGAAKRIIATVEERVTRLSRVTIPAFQVERVVLAPGGALPTGCLGQYPHDDAMLAAYLAAADAGDAKGFLMSLRATRSAA
- a CDS encoding CoA-transferase subunit beta is translated as MTATAMMDATPAETVVSLLAREIEDGSVVATGVASPLVILAIAVARATHAPGLTYLACVGSLDPELPELYPSSEDLRYLDGRSAEVSIADLFDHARRGRVDTVFFGAAEVDPAGRTNMTASGSLEKPRTKFPGVAGAATLRQWVRNPVLLVPRQSRRNLVPQVQVATTRDPSRPVRLLSDLGTYELGGPRGARLLSRHPWATVEGIAERTGFEFSAPDALPVTSLPDARTVSAIRALDPRNLRDALVGG
- a CDS encoding nitrogen regulation protein NR(II); the protein is MRSTLLPILLLSAALASVGVGVWTLVKRSRTALVEQFAGDRQKQLDEAVGGVTDSLEEVGRNLRFAGELMSQPGSLAEHRRELRALLEAVGQYKAIAAYDGDGAELLLLLDRKPDAQVPREGLVAEMKETARRALMRPPGDLTTSPMLDAANGGWLRILATALPATDGKPEGAVAVLVDTESFFAPLRIVTSDLEARMLLVGTHGQPTSASDPALAEWFRRAGQKDAGVPAFAFLVSRLKAGSRGMLPLSELEAERLGLGRSEVVAVYTPIRMRGGSHWAVATLVSTAALRSHEQALVVRLLGAGALVAFFLVTFAVYVVLARRRAVALTESRRHAAQLTALHDRTRKILDHLPTGVLALTEDGRISAVNQALRSRVPGNVTGAPLASAFPGAPAPVVERLSALVASARQEDRPRSLLGEPLALFGEEGTYNLHAVPLTAEDPKEETRALLVVEDLSDVRALETQLLRAEKMATVGVLAAGIAHEIGTPLGVVRGRAEYVQGKLGPSHPQGPGLGVIIEQIDRVSRTLRQLLDFSRLQPAMVRPVPLGPLARSVHELLQVEAERRQVTLSVDVPESVPALAADADQLQQVLINLALNACDACSEGGKVEISASAQPGPEEGTWGLVALTVRDDGCGIPKERLNQVFDPFFTTKKRGQGTGLGLTMVAHVVRNHGGRVELESTQGQGTRVTVLWPVARPVPEERHAERLAV